Within the Pirellulales bacterium genome, the region CTTGTCACTTCCGCGTCACTGCCCGAGCGATGCGGGCGGTACAGCGCTCTCTGCCAAGGATGGCTAGCGTGTCGAACAGGCCGAAGCCGACGGATTTGCCGGTGAGTGCAATACGCAGCGGATGGACGAGATCGGCCATTTTAATTTGCCGCTGTTCGATAAACACCTTCAGCGCTTGCTCCAGTTGCGGCGGCTCGAATGGTTCGACCGTGGCCAGCAATTCTTTCACCGCGGTCAAAATTTCGGCCGCGCCGGGGGTATTGCGGATGCGTTTGTCGAATGCGGCTTCGTCGCACGGCAATTGATCGTCGGGCAGAAAAAAATCGGCATAGTCGAGAATATCGCCGAACACTTTAATCCGGTCGCCGGCTGCGGACACGATTTTCGTGAGCTGTGGGCCGACATCACATGGCGTGGGCTCAGCCACTAACCCGGCGCGTTGCAAATACGGCAACATCTTGGCCACTTTTTGCTTGAGGGGCAGTTCTTGCATGTAGTGATCTTCAAACGCCCACAGCTTTTTGGGGTCGAAGCTGGCCGGCGCTTTGTTCACGCGCTCCAGGGAAAAGCTGTCGATCATTTGCTGCCGCGTGAAGAATTCGGTTTTGTCGTCGAACGACCAGCCGAGCAGTATCAGGTAATTGATAATCGCGTCGGGCAGATAACCGACCTGCTCGTAAAAATCGACGATGACGGGATTGAACGTTTCGGCGGTAAGGGCGGCACCCTCACCCTGCCCTCCCCCGGAGAGAGAGGGTGCGGCAAGCGCTAATCTAGCGGCGATATCGACGCCGTGCTTGTACAGCCGGGCGAAATCTTGGTTCTTCAGGTATTGACCCAGCTTGCGCTTGCTCAGTTTGTTTTTGCTGCCCGGCTCAGCCACAAACGGCACGTGGGCATACTCGGGCAAGGGGTAACCCAGCGATTGGGCAATGAACACTTGCCGCGGCGTGTTGGAAAGATGTTCCTCGGCCCGAATGACGTGCGAGATTTGGAAATCGTGATCGTCAACAACCGTGGCCAGGTTGTACAGAAATGTGCCGTCGGCGCGCTGAATGACGTGATCTTGCTCGCGGACCCAATCGAATTGCACGTCGCCCCGAATTAAATCGTGGATCACCAATTGTCCCTGGTGCGGCATGTTCAGCCGGACGACGCCTTTGCGGCCTTCGGCCTCGAAGCGGCGCTGGGTGTCGACGGTGTCGGCCATCCAGCGGCGGCTGTAAATGAACGGCTGCTTAGCGGCTTCGGCGGCGGCGCGCTCGATCTGAATTTCCTCGGTCGTGGCGTAATCGCAGTAGGCGAAATTGCCGTCCAGCAGTTTGTTGATCGCTTCCTGATAGCGCTCCCGCCGCTGCGATTGATAGTACGGCGCAAACGGCCCGCCCACTTCCGGCCCTTCATCCCAATCGATTCCCAACCAACGAAAGCCGTGCAAAATGGGAGCCAGGGCTTCGGCAACATTGCGCTCCTGATCGGTATCGTCAATCCGCAGCAAAAACTGCCCGCCGTGCCGCCGCGCAAACAGCCAGTTGAACAACGCCGTGCGCACTCCGCCAATGTGCAAATACCCGGTGGGACTGGGGGCAAACCGTGTGCGAACCGTGCGAGCCATGCGGGTCTCTGGTGCTGAAAACGGGATGAATGTCAGCTATCAGAGTAGCGGGCTATTGGGGAATGGGGAATGGGGAGTGCGGGTGATGGGGTGAGTGGGTGATGTTTAGCCGCGACGCGCTAGCGGAGCGAGTCAGCGGTTGAGGAGATGATGGGGTGAGAGGGTGATAAAAAACGATGGAGTGTTCATCCGCGCGCAATTCATCCCATCACCTGCTCATCCCATCACCTGCTCATCCCATCACCTGCTCACCTCATCACCTGCTCACCTCATCACCTGCTCACCTCAACACCTGCTCACCTCATCAACTTCTCATTCTTCCTCGTCGTGCTGCTGGCGGCGCATTTGCTTGCGGAGGCGCTTACGCTCCGCCTTAGAAAGCTTGCCATTCCCGCCGCCGTGAGAGCCACCGTCGTCATCGTCGCCTTCTTCATCGTCGAAGCGATTTTGTCCGGAGCGGCGGTTGGAAGAGCGATGACTGTCGCGCTCCTCATCGTCATCCTCCGACGTGCTGTAACTTTTTGACGGGGCATAATTCGAGGTCGAAGCGGAATTCGAACCGGTGGACGAAGAAGCGCTCGAGCGCTGCACCATGGCGGCCAGCGGCGGTGAAGGAGATTTGTGGGCGGCATCAATGCGGCTAGCTTTTAATCGCTCGGCTGCAGTTGCGGATTTTTCTTCGGCGGCCGGCGACGCTTTCGGTTTCTTCGGCGCCTTTTCACGCTTCGGCTTGCGCTGGCGCACGCTCAGCAAGCCTTCCGCATCCAAAAGTACATGTCGGGCGTACAGCGCAATGGTGAAAAACAGAGTGACTTGCCCCACCAACCGGCCGCCAATGGCCATGAGGGGGGCGCTTAATTGCTGCGACTGGCCCAAGTGAAGCCAGCCGTAATCGGTGGCCAGCGCCGCGGCCCAGAGGGAAAACACCAAGGTGAAGCCCAACGTCGCCAGCCGGCTTTCGCGCACTTCCAAGAGCAGCCGCAAGGCGAGAATGCCCACGATGCCGCCCCAAATGCCGATCCACCAAATGGCGCTGCCGGCCAGCATCGACCAGCCGGTCGCCCGTGCCATCGCCAGGGCAAATGGCGTATGCAAGTTGGCCGTGGCGTCGATGCTCATCACCAACCAGGCGATCGCACACCACAGCCATAAGCGGTAGCGGCCGCGATAATCGTCCAGCTTGTGGCGACGGATGGAATAAATTAGCACGCTGCCGGCGGCGGAAAATCCAAACAACAGCGACGAGAGCCAACCGGCCAAGCTGCTGCCGCTGGCCGCATCGAATAATTGCGCGAGCCCCAGCGCGGTGGCGCCTTCCGCATTTTGCTCGCCGCCGAATTTGATATAGCCAAACAGCAATCCGCCGACCGCAGCCAACGCGGCCACAAAACTTAGCGCCAATTTTGCCCAGTGGCGCGGAATAAAATCGGTCGTGTGCCGGTGGTTCTCTCGACGAGCGGCCGCCGTGTAGCGCTCTCCCCTGGCGGCCGGCTTCGACGAAGCGGCAGCCGGCGGGGCGATCGATTCGCCCGCTGATTCCTCCGCCAAGTTACGGCGGCGGCGGTCATCTCGGCTACTTCCGAAAAGCGACATCCTTGTCGACGTTTTGGGGGCAGGATTCTGGGGCGGGAACTGGGCAGGAATCAGGAATTTTGCAGCGCAACCATGCGGATCCTGATCGGTGATGGGAAGTCTATCGATTATTCCGCTGGGCGCGCGGTGCTAGCAATTGCACAAGACGCCTGGGCCTACTCCCAACGTCGGCATTTGCGGCCGCACGACTGCACTAGCAGAAAACGGCCCGCAAGGTTTGACTTTGCGGCGGTGAAGATTGCCTGTTGTCAGCGTACATCGGGCTGGGGACAGCCCGGCTCGGATCAATCATCTTGCGTCGGAAGGCTTGGCCATCTGCCGCAGTTGCTCGGAAATTTGGGCCAGGCTGATATTAATGCGGTTCAGCGTGGTGCGGCGGGAAGCAAAAACCAGCCACACGGTACACAAGGCGGCTAACAGCAAGCAGATTAGCGCACCATCGATGTACGGTAGCGCGTGATGAAAGAAACTCGTTCCGTCGTCCCCCAAATTGTTAAATAGCTTGTCTACCGATTGTTTCGACGAATCGGCGCCGCTTGAATGCGAGTCGATTGCCGCATCCTGGATCGCTTTGGCCGTCAGATATTTGTGCGCGTCGGAAAGCCGGATCCCCATCACAAATTCGTTCAGGCCGTAGACTAATAATCCCATCCCCGCAGCGCCCGCGATCCAAAGCAGCAGACAGAAACCGGCTAGCCAGTGTGTTCGCTGCTGATCGCGCCGCACAATTTCGGCAGCGATGTCGTGAGCACTGGGCGCCGAAAGCGGCGAGGCAAATTGATTCTGAAAAGCCGTATTGAAATCACCGAACGTCATGGGTTTTCTCCAAAATAGCGCGTAAGCCACGCTTGGCGTGATGCAACCGCGATTTCACGGTTCCCACTTGGCAACCGACCACGGCGGCAATATCGTCGTAACTCATATCTTCAATGAACCGCAGCAGCAGCACTTCACGATGTTCCGGGCCAAGTTGGTCGAGGGCTGCATGCACGGCCTGCGCGTCTTCGGCGGTGAATTCCTCGACGGAATTTTGTTCTTCGGCAACGTTTAAATCCTGTGCGTCGAGCGATTGGACCGCCGGAGCGCGACGGCGGAAACGCCGATAGGCGCGGTTGCGGGCAATCCGATAAAACCACGGCAAAAACGCGTCGGGGTTGACCAGCTTGGGCAGATCGCGAAACACATCCAGCCACACCTCCTGCGCCACATCGTCCACGGCTTCCTGGCCGGCCACCAGCTTGAACAGAAAGCCGCGCAGTCGCGATTGGCAGGCGGCCACCAATTCCTCGAAGGCGGTGGCGTCGCCAATTTGGCAGCGCACGACCAAGACTTTCCAATAGAAGGAATCTAGTCGGTCAGCCATTGGCGTGGGCCACGGGACGTGTAAATCGCGTCATGCAAGATAAGGTGCGCGCCGAGCGAAAAAGTTCAATGTTGGGGATAAAAATGGGGAATGGCGAGTGGGAAATGGGGAATGGGGAATAGCGCTAGCGAAGAACGATGAGCTGCTTCAGGCACAAGACACCAGACCACCAGGCTACCAGACACAAGACTCCTAACTGTGCATTCGCGGCAGCGGATCGCCGGCGGCGATAATTTCCGCTTCGGCGGCAGCCAGTTCGTCTAATCGCCGATCAACGACTTCGTACTTGGCGAACCGCTTGGCCAGGCGAACATACGTGCTGTGATGCCGGGCTTCGCTCTCGAACAGGCTGCCATAAAATGCCGCCAGCTCCGGGTC harbors:
- the gltX gene encoding glutamate--tRNA ligase, producing MARTVRTRFAPSPTGYLHIGGVRTALFNWLFARRHGGQFLLRIDDTDQERNVAEALAPILHGFRWLGIDWDEGPEVGGPFAPYYQSQRRERYQEAINKLLDGNFAYCDYATTEEIQIERAAAEAAKQPFIYSRRWMADTVDTQRRFEAEGRKGVVRLNMPHQGQLVIHDLIRGDVQFDWVREQDHVIQRADGTFLYNLATVVDDHDFQISHVIRAEEHLSNTPRQVFIAQSLGYPLPEYAHVPFVAEPGSKNKLSKRKLGQYLKNQDFARLYKHGVDIAARLALAAPSLSGGGQGEGAALTAETFNPVIVDFYEQVGYLPDAIINYLILLGWSFDDKTEFFTRQQMIDSFSLERVNKAPASFDPKKLWAFEDHYMQELPLKQKVAKMLPYLQRAGLVAEPTPCDVGPQLTKIVSAAGDRIKVFGDILDYADFFLPDDQLPCDEAAFDKRIRNTPGAAEILTAVKELLATVEPFEPPQLEQALKVFIEQRQIKMADLVHPLRIALTGKSVGFGLFDTLAILGRERCTARIARAVTRK
- a CDS encoding sigma-70 family RNA polymerase sigma factor, whose product is MADRLDSFYWKVLVVRCQIGDATAFEELVAACQSRLRGFLFKLVAGQEAVDDVAQEVWLDVFRDLPKLVNPDAFLPWFYRIARNRAYRRFRRRAPAVQSLDAQDLNVAEEQNSVEEFTAEDAQAVHAALDQLGPEHREVLLLRFIEDMSYDDIAAVVGCQVGTVKSRLHHAKRGLRAILEKTHDVR